A window of the Amblyraja radiata isolate CabotCenter1 chromosome 5, sAmbRad1.1.pri, whole genome shotgun sequence genome harbors these coding sequences:
- the LOC116973330 gene encoding adhesion G protein-coupled receptor F5-like isoform X2 produces MGSAGDMRRLCGVNGYGDELNFCLIPEISNLRELTKSPAEVAANFSSLLQELSDVSDNENITEPGNVQAVIGILTTFANATVPVDETDLANFLQTVSAVISDESLSTWTILSDTTVDANPSSQLLQSVETFTSRLNLTNGTVVIKQNNLQLVATKITRDENSPSINETFKSFNITGYNNLSANIFIHGDEFETAEDNVVVIIAYPTWIDILRNNTLFNMNTHFEINSLVMTVTLNRKKTFTMNMTFSLRDIGLDFDTATCAFWDFAGIGAWNNEGCMTSQEGDNIACTCEHLTSFSILMSPLSESNKALDILTEIGIAISIASLLITIIIEAIVWKQVTKNKTSHTRHVAILNIAINLLIANIWFIVASHVSPVANACVAATFFIHFFYLALFFWMFTLGLLLIFRLVFIFHDFSKSTLMGISFSVGYLCPLIISVITIGATYPGNYIREDACWLRWRDSYPILAFVIPALVIIASNVVVLFVVLFKLLRPRIGDRSRGHSEEQETFKQIVRSIVVLTPILGLTWGFGIATFQEKSHIAFDYIFTILNAFQGFFIFLFGTCLDSKVREALLKRFSLSRLSTRTRTVQTSSTGRFRSKPGFAFPGRNKSYNVTSQVASGSKDKSLSYSTLH; encoded by the exons ATGGGATCAGCAGGAGACATGAGAAGACTATGTGGTGTCAATGGCTATGGAGACGAACTTAATTTCTGTCTAATACCAGAGATCAGTAATCTTCGTGAG TTAACCAAGTCCCCCGCTGAAGTGGCAGCGAACTTTTCCAGTCTTCTTCAGGAATTATCTGATGTCTCAGATAATGAAAACATCACCGAACCTGGAAATGTACAAGCTGTTATAGGAATACTGACGACATTTGCGAACGCCACTGTACCTGTTGATGAAACCGATTTGGCG AACTTTTTGCAAACTGTAAGCGCCGTGATTTCTGATGAATCATTAAGCACATGGACAATTCTCTCTGACACAACAGTTGACGCGAACCCTAGCTCTCAATTATTACAGTCAGTGGAGACGTTTACTAGTCGGCTCAATCTGACAAATGGCACTGTAGTAATTAAACAAAATAATCTTCAGCTCGTCGCTACTAAAATCACTCGAGATGAAAATAGCCCTTCCATTAATGAAACCTTTAAGAGTTTTAACATTACAGGCTATAATAATTTAAGTGCTAATATCTTCATTCATGGTGACGAATTTGAAACCGCCGAAGATAATGTTGTTGTCATAATTGCATATCCAACATGGATTGATATTTTAAGAAATAATACACTCTTTAATATGAATACACACTTCGAAATTAATAGTCTAGTTATGACAGTAACATTAAACCGTAAAAAAACATTTACAATGAATATGACGTTCTCACTAAGGGACATTGGACTTGATTTTGACACTGCCACATGCGCATTTTGGGATTTTGCTGGAATAGGCGCATGGAATAATGAAGGCTGTATGACTAGTCAGGAAGGAGACAACATCGCTTGCACCTGTGAGCATTTAACATCGTTTTCAATTTTAATGTCCCCTTTAAGTGAATCCAACAAAGCTTTGGACATTTTAACCGAAATTGGAATTGCCATTTCAATCGCCAGCTTACTAATCACCATTATTATAGAAGCAATAGTATGGAAACAAGTGACCAAGAACAAAACATCCCACACTCGCCATGTTGCAATTCTGAATATTGCGATAAACCTGCTGATAGCAAACATATGGTTCATTGTGGCTTCCCATGTATCGCCCGTAGCAAACGCTTGTGTGGCTGCAACGTTCTTCATTCATTTTTTCTATCTTGCCCTATTTTTTTGGATGTTCACCCTTGGCCTTctacttatatttcgcttggtttTCATTTTCCATGATTTCAGTAAGTCAACCTTGATGGGAATCTCATTCAGTGTTGGCTATCTATGTCCACTAATTATCTCGGTCATCACAATCGGAGCTACATATCCAGGAAATTATATAAGAGAAGATGCTTGTTGGCTCCGTTGGAGGGATTCATATCCGATACTTGCTTTTGTTATACCTGCTCTGGTTATCATTGCAAGCAACGTTGTTGTTCTGTTTGTGGTCCTATTTAAACTCTTACGACCAAGAATCGGAGATAGGTCCAGGGGCCACAGCGAGGagcaagaaacatttaaacaaatTGTGAGGAGCATTGTGGTGCTAACTCCAATTCTTGGACTCACATGGGGATTTGGAATAGCAACGTTTCAAGAGAAATCGCATATTGCTTTTGATTATATATTTACAATCCTCAATGCTTTTCAA GGATTCTTCATTTTTCTCTTTGGAACATGCTTGGATAGCAAG GTGCGAGAAGCCTTACTGAAGAGGTTCTCTTTGAGTAGATTGTCTACCCGAACAAGG ACTGTACAGACTTCTTCCACTGGAAGGTTTCGCTCCAAGCCTGGTTTTGCATTTCCTGGGAGAAACA AGAGCTACAACGTTACCAGCCAGGTAGCCTCGGGGAGCAAGGACAAATCCCTCAGCTATTCTACTCTGCATTAA
- the LOC116973330 gene encoding adhesion G protein-coupled receptor F5-like isoform X1, whose translation MIFLSIDNEIPCSDEVYGTVSVNSTATIACMGSAGDMRRLCGVNGYGDELNFCLIPEISNLRELTKSPAEVAANFSSLLQELSDVSDNENITEPGNVQAVIGILTTFANATVPVDETDLANFLQTVSAVISDESLSTWTILSDTTVDANPSSQLLQSVETFTSRLNLTNGTVVIKQNNLQLVATKITRDENSPSINETFKSFNITGYNNLSANIFIHGDEFETAEDNVVVIIAYPTWIDILRNNTLFNMNTHFEINSLVMTVTLNRKKTFTMNMTFSLRDIGLDFDTATCAFWDFAGIGAWNNEGCMTSQEGDNIACTCEHLTSFSILMSPLSESNKALDILTEIGIAISIASLLITIIIEAIVWKQVTKNKTSHTRHVAILNIAINLLIANIWFIVASHVSPVANACVAATFFIHFFYLALFFWMFTLGLLLIFRLVFIFHDFSKSTLMGISFSVGYLCPLIISVITIGATYPGNYIREDACWLRWRDSYPILAFVIPALVIIASNVVVLFVVLFKLLRPRIGDRSRGHSEEQETFKQIVRSIVVLTPILGLTWGFGIATFQEKSHIAFDYIFTILNAFQGFFIFLFGTCLDSKVREALLKRFSLSRLSTRTRTVQTSSTGRFRSKPGFAFPGRNSKELQRYQPGSLGEQGQIPQLFYSALTAATLKIKRIHQEENRLPL comes from the exons ATGATTTTTCTTTCTATAGATAATGAAATTCCATGCAGTGATGAAGTCTATGGCACCGTCAGCGTTAATTCCACTGCAACAATCGCATGCATGGGATCAGCAGGAGACATGAGAAGACTATGTGGTGTCAATGGCTATGGAGACGAACTTAATTTCTGTCTAATACCAGAGATCAGTAATCTTCGTGAG TTAACCAAGTCCCCCGCTGAAGTGGCAGCGAACTTTTCCAGTCTTCTTCAGGAATTATCTGATGTCTCAGATAATGAAAACATCACCGAACCTGGAAATGTACAAGCTGTTATAGGAATACTGACGACATTTGCGAACGCCACTGTACCTGTTGATGAAACCGATTTGGCG AACTTTTTGCAAACTGTAAGCGCCGTGATTTCTGATGAATCATTAAGCACATGGACAATTCTCTCTGACACAACAGTTGACGCGAACCCTAGCTCTCAATTATTACAGTCAGTGGAGACGTTTACTAGTCGGCTCAATCTGACAAATGGCACTGTAGTAATTAAACAAAATAATCTTCAGCTCGTCGCTACTAAAATCACTCGAGATGAAAATAGCCCTTCCATTAATGAAACCTTTAAGAGTTTTAACATTACAGGCTATAATAATTTAAGTGCTAATATCTTCATTCATGGTGACGAATTTGAAACCGCCGAAGATAATGTTGTTGTCATAATTGCATATCCAACATGGATTGATATTTTAAGAAATAATACACTCTTTAATATGAATACACACTTCGAAATTAATAGTCTAGTTATGACAGTAACATTAAACCGTAAAAAAACATTTACAATGAATATGACGTTCTCACTAAGGGACATTGGACTTGATTTTGACACTGCCACATGCGCATTTTGGGATTTTGCTGGAATAGGCGCATGGAATAATGAAGGCTGTATGACTAGTCAGGAAGGAGACAACATCGCTTGCACCTGTGAGCATTTAACATCGTTTTCAATTTTAATGTCCCCTTTAAGTGAATCCAACAAAGCTTTGGACATTTTAACCGAAATTGGAATTGCCATTTCAATCGCCAGCTTACTAATCACCATTATTATAGAAGCAATAGTATGGAAACAAGTGACCAAGAACAAAACATCCCACACTCGCCATGTTGCAATTCTGAATATTGCGATAAACCTGCTGATAGCAAACATATGGTTCATTGTGGCTTCCCATGTATCGCCCGTAGCAAACGCTTGTGTGGCTGCAACGTTCTTCATTCATTTTTTCTATCTTGCCCTATTTTTTTGGATGTTCACCCTTGGCCTTctacttatatttcgcttggtttTCATTTTCCATGATTTCAGTAAGTCAACCTTGATGGGAATCTCATTCAGTGTTGGCTATCTATGTCCACTAATTATCTCGGTCATCACAATCGGAGCTACATATCCAGGAAATTATATAAGAGAAGATGCTTGTTGGCTCCGTTGGAGGGATTCATATCCGATACTTGCTTTTGTTATACCTGCTCTGGTTATCATTGCAAGCAACGTTGTTGTTCTGTTTGTGGTCCTATTTAAACTCTTACGACCAAGAATCGGAGATAGGTCCAGGGGCCACAGCGAGGagcaagaaacatttaaacaaatTGTGAGGAGCATTGTGGTGCTAACTCCAATTCTTGGACTCACATGGGGATTTGGAATAGCAACGTTTCAAGAGAAATCGCATATTGCTTTTGATTATATATTTACAATCCTCAATGCTTTTCAA GGATTCTTCATTTTTCTCTTTGGAACATGCTTGGATAGCAAG GTGCGAGAAGCCTTACTGAAGAGGTTCTCTTTGAGTAGATTGTCTACCCGAACAAGG ACTGTACAGACTTCTTCCACTGGAAGGTTTCGCTCCAAGCCTGGTTTTGCATTTCCTGGGAGAAACAGTAA AGAGCTACAACGTTACCAGCCAGGTAGCCTCGGGGAGCAAGGACAAATCCCTCAGCTATTCTACTCTGCATTAACTGCTGCCACTCTGAAGATAAAACGGATTCATCAGGAAGAAAATAGGCTACCACTTTGA